The following is a genomic window from Desulfatirhabdium butyrativorans DSM 18734.
GATTCAGTAACCACTGTTTCAATCGCCTTTTCGCGCTCCCGATAGCGCTGCCTGAAATCCTCATTCAGGAGTTTCTGAGGTTGAATGCCATGCGCCTGTGGATTCTTATCGAGCTTTCGCATGGCAAGGACCGTGCGTGCCAGATCCTTTAAATTCTCTGCGGCCATTCTGGCTTTTTCCGATTGGATTCCAAACAGGGACTCCTTGGGATGTCCTTTGACACGGGCGATGACAGTTTCCGGAACCAGGATGACCACATGGTTTTGTTCCAGGCGGGGGCGATTCGGACCGGCAGTGGTCACCATGTCGTTGATGTCCACTTCTCCGGCGTTCAGCCCCACGATCGCCAATACCGGTTTTCCGGTATTATCCGGAATGTTTTCAGGGAAAGCGACATCATGAACGACCTTGAACGCTTTGGCATCCACACTGACAACCTTACGGGAAACCGCATCGAGGAGAGCGTCGATTTCCATCGTGGCCAATGACCGGCGGATCTTGGCCAGGGCGATATTGACGGATGGATCCAGGCTGGCGTAATAGCGGCCCTGGTTGAACCGCAGATAAAACGCGCTATTGCCGATCTCTTTGAGGGCTTCGGTTACCTGGGGCGGGGTCAGTCCGGGAAAGGACACCTCCAACAAAGCGTCCTGTTCCGTGAGACCAAAGATATTCGAGCCCGTTTCCTGCTCCCGGCCCACCAGACTATGTAAAAAAACCGTTTTCCACGTATATTCGTACATGGCCCATCCTTCGGGGTGAGGATTTCGACGGTCGGCTATCTCGGCATTGCTGAGGCCCCCGGTTAGACTGTCCGTATCCGCTCCGCCGACATCGGCATTGAGAACCGCCAACAGATCCCCGGCTCCGGTACGGCCGATTACCTCGTTCACCGTGCGGGTGTCGCGAAGATCCAGATGGCAGGTCTGAATCATGGGAACATGCTTTTGCTTTTCCCAAATGGCCCTTACCGCCAGGGCCAGTACCCGCAACACCCCTCGGGTACTCTGGAAATTCTCATAAGCGGCCAGTTTGTTGTTGAGAAAACTGATCAGGGTGGGGTGAAAGGGATACATAGCCGCCAACCGCTCCCGGTAATCCGCCCGCAGCGCTTCATCGGGGAGCATGGAGCTGTTTTTACGATACATTTCCGCATACAAGCCAGCGGTCTCGACTGCCGCGGCGTTATCGATGCTCGTAAACAGCCGCTTGGCCAGCACCCGGGATATTTCCGTATGTTGCACTGGCACCACAGCCGTGGCATCCCTGGCCACAACACTGGAGGCCCCGTCGATGGCCTGCTGTCCAATACCCAGCGCTGCGTCCTGGTCGATATCTTTGCCCGTGACCTGGGAAAGCAGTTCCGCCAGTATTTTTGTTTGTTTGGCAAATGCGTCCCTGGCGCTTGCCAATGTTTCAACGATCGCAAGTCCGGCATGTTCTCTGGCATACCCATGGAGCGGCAGCAGAAATGCTTCCAGTTGCTGCCTGGCCTCCGGAAGGGCGGCAGAAAACCGGGCGGCATACTGGGCCAGTTCGTCGATCATCAAAAGGACTTTACGACCGGCAAAAATCGATTCAAAATAATTCTCGCCAGGAGCCGCATAAGATTCCGCATCCTGTTCCACTGCCCGATACAGGGACTCGCCCCCGATCTGAAACGCAATTTCACCCCATAACGTATGCGGCAGCAACTGGATCCCTTTGGGCTTGTGAACCGGCAGCTTGTCGCCTGCGATGCCCACCACGCAGACTTCACCGGGAGCGGGCAACAAGATCGGATCCAGGATATCACCCAAAACCGGGCTCAGTTCTTTGCCCCTGAATCCAATGTGGGCACAGGCGATGAGTGTATGGGTCTTGCCGCCCCCGAATCCGGTTTCCAGCCGGTGGATGGCCGGAACCGTGTTGTTGCCGGATAGCCGTAAAAACACTTCCTCAACAACCGTTTTCAGCCCTTGGGATGGGTAAGTTGCGTCGCAAAAAAATTCTTCTGCATTGCCGTAAACAGAATGCAAACCTGCTCCTTCCCCACGATAACCCTTCATTACTGCTCCCAGCGAGGCCGTAAAAATTTCCGGGTTGAACGTTCCCTTCAGAATGTCATCTCGGGGTACGCAGGATTTCAGGATGCTGATCATCACCACCTCCCAAAATAGTTGGCGTTCGATGCGTATGTTTTCTGTGTGCGCTCGTCGATGGCGCCAGTCCCCGTCATGCCGGAGAAAACCGGCAGCCATTACCTTTTATGCTGCAACATCGGATGTGATCCAGCATAAAGGGAAATTCCGGATCAGGCTGTGATAACGAATTGATTTATGAGGCTTTCTGAATAGCAGAGCCTCGGGATGTAATCAAGCACTATTCTGTTCCATTAATTTGACATATTCCGCACTGTGGATTAGCGTAGCTATAGATGGCCATATGATGGAGGTGAGAAATGAGAACCATTCAGATGACACTTGATGATGATCTTGTTACGGCACAAATCATTTTTATCTTTACTTCCTGCATTTTTTCATCGTAAATTCTGGCCAAGTTCCATTTTATGAGCGGTTTTTGCTCAGGAGCAGGAAGTCTGACCGTGTAGGATTACCCTTTTCACATCAGGCTTTCTGAAAGCAATTTCTTATCATCTCATTTTGTCATCCATCTCCATCCATCTTGTCATCCTCATCTCACTCTGATCATTCCCTGCCGTATGATAAAGGCGTGATTCAGATGTGAACAAGTATCGGATGACTGAAGCGTTACGATGCCGGTATTTTCCTATACAGCACTGAATCCTTCCGGAAAGAGCGTTTCCGGAATCCTGGATGCCGATAGCCTGGGTGCGGCCAGAAAACAGCTCCGGCAATCGGAGCTCTATCCGACCCGGATCGAGCCTGCGGAAGCGGGCGGCGCCGAGACCGGGTGGTTTTCCCGCATCCTGAACCGACGCGTCGGACTCGAAGAGCTGGGAACCATGACCCGGCAACTGGCTTCGCTGGTTTCCGCCAACATTCCGCTCGTCAATGCGCTCAGCGTCCTCATCCCCCATCTTTCCGCAAAAGCGCTCCAGCACCGCCTCAGCCAGGTCAAGAGCGACATGCTCGAAGGCACGGGTTTTTCCGCGGCGTTGGCCCGGCACCCGTCGGCATTTCCGGCGCTCTATGTCAATATGGTCCGGGCAGGAGAAATGTCTGGCACCCTCGATCTGGTGCTGAATCGGCTGGCCGACATTCTGGAGAAGCAGCGGCAGATCAGAAACCGGATCTGGACGGCGATGGTCTATCCGCTGTTTCTGACCGTTACCGGTCTGGCCATCCTGATTTTTCTGGTGGCTGTCGTCGTTCCCGGCATGGTGCAGATTTTTGCGGACATGAAACAAGTGCTGCCGCTTCCGACCCGTATCCTCATCCGGACAGGGGATTTTATCTCCCGGTGGGGCTGGGGCATGGTGGTGCTGGCCATCGGCGGGCT
Proteins encoded in this region:
- a CDS encoding ATP-binding protein, producing the protein MISILKSCVPRDDILKGTFNPEIFTASLGAVMKGYRGEGAGLHSVYGNAEEFFCDATYPSQGLKTVVEEVFLRLSGNNTVPAIHRLETGFGGGKTHTLIACAHIGFRGKELSPVLGDILDPILLPAPGEVCVVGIAGDKLPVHKPKGIQLLPHTLWGEIAFQIGGESLYRAVEQDAESYAAPGENYFESIFAGRKVLLMIDELAQYAARFSAALPEARQQLEAFLLPLHGYAREHAGLAIVETLASARDAFAKQTKILAELLSQVTGKDIDQDAALGIGQQAIDGASSVVARDATAVVPVQHTEISRVLAKRLFTSIDNAAAVETAGLYAEMYRKNSSMLPDEALRADYRERLAAMYPFHPTLISFLNNKLAAYENFQSTRGVLRVLALAVRAIWEKQKHVPMIQTCHLDLRDTRTVNEVIGRTGAGDLLAVLNADVGGADTDSLTGGLSNAEIADRRNPHPEGWAMYEYTWKTVFLHSLVGREQETGSNIFGLTEQDALLEVSFPGLTPPQVTEALKEIGNSAFYLRFNQGRYYASLDPSVNIALAKIRRSLATMEIDALLDAVSRKVVSVDAKAFKVVHDVAFPENIPDNTGKPVLAIVGLNAGEVDINDMVTTAGPNRPRLEQNHVVILVPETVIARVKGHPKESLFGIQSEKARMAAENLKDLARTVLAMRKLDKNPQAHGIQPQKLLNEDFRQRYREREKAIETVVTESYRQLWYPSAGGQIVFKEIRTGGGESGMAVLEQIRKTLVEDGELITPERVNGESLASLRKLFFSREETVRVGALRENFARLRNWPMLESPQVLDQVIREGTARGMWCLFFMGKEQQAIRPEMFFSREDGGVPFHQEIADDQGIVTPEGAIQRGWTKGKEPDPSQVENWVQTVSYEMRSATVNQIKDIVTDRFGAISDEKISAAVSKLMQKDRILAYKGTVNQERKPELIGGDGSVFFKPDPSDVIITPASAAEKGWITHKKKDIQLFGKEGAAALLPLLRRIGSIYQKGGKTGIKLLDLTELALPAGGTLRISLMDATPESLKASGELFEVLDALIEKGENTEAFIEINDPQEDCPFLEELRKAGVGGRE
- the gspF gene encoding type II secretion system inner membrane protein GspF is translated as MPVFSYTALNPSGKSVSGILDADSLGAARKQLRQSELYPTRIEPAEAGGAETGWFSRILNRRVGLEELGTMTRQLASLVSANIPLVNALSVLIPHLSAKALQHRLSQVKSDMLEGTGFSAALARHPSAFPALYVNMVRAGEMSGTLDLVLNRLADILEKQRQIRNRIWTAMVYPLFLTVTGLAILIFLVAVVVPGMVQIFADMKQVLPLPTRILIRTGDFISRWGWGMVVLAIGGLAGWRRALRNEKFCHGLDRLVLRLPLIGRLNLQIITARISRTLGSLLNSGVPMLTAIEIVASVSGNRILSEAMEVIRRKIERGRPLAASLEETGLFPPLSVQMIRVGEQTGELEQMLEKVADFFDGESEARIARLVSIVEPCLILAMGLIVGFVVLSICLPIFDMNRLVRIG